The DNA segment CTCGGTTGGGTGAAATCTTTTCCATCAAGTTAATTACAATTCAGCAACCAGTGATTTTGTCACTTCTTCCAACACTTTTAGTCCCCGCAGGGAACCTTGAATTAGCCTAGCGGCTGCAATAGGTTGACCCAGGAATCTTAATGCTAAGGATAAAGGTTGTAGAGAACCGTCGGGATTGATGGCTGCTGTGATGTCAGGGATATTGTGATGGCAATCATCGCTAACTACCCTAAGCATAGCTACTGCTACACCAGATCCATTGAAATACTCTAGGGTAGTAAATCCTTCCATATCAACGACATCAGCACCTAAGGTTTTGCCAAGATATTGTTTTTCTGAAGCAGAGCAAATAACGCGATCGCTTGTCAATGACTTAACTAACTTCAGTGTTGGATAATGAGTTTTTAGTGCTGAGTGTATTTCTATAGTGAAAGCAAAATCGCAGATTTGCAATTGTTCCTGATAAATACAACTTTCATACAACACCACATTCCCAATACAATCTTGCGGGGTTAAGCTGCCACATAGACCCACAACC comes from the Nostoc sp. PCC 7120 = FACHB-418 genome and includes:
- a CDS encoding phosphorylase gives rise to the protein MAVCRGLSRVTGKTPKIIPVPVGKKPLTKYLQQLPKQEYSTGYLQPKVLVVGLCGSLTPQDCIGNVVLYESCIYQEQLQICDFAFTIEIHSALKTHYPTLKLVKSLTSDRVICSASEKQYLGKTLGADVVDMEGFTTLEYFNGSGVAVAMLRVVSDDCHHNIPDITAAINPDGSLQPLSLALRFLGQPIAAARLIQGSLRGLKVLEEVTKSLVAEL